The genomic segment CATACCAAGAAATATGAGTGCCAggtaccacgcaggccgcagacaGGCCAGGACGAGGACTCTGCAGAAGCGATTCGGCAAGAATCCGGCCGCCAACTACACGGACGCGAGTGCAGCCACTCGCAGGGACTTCTACGCGATCGCCGCAACCAACAGTCACCACGATAACCGCTACGGTTAAGGCTACCTCGGTatgcacagcagaggcagcggcaatagcgctgGCGATACGAGACGCCGACTTCAAGGGTCAGTCGGCACATGTGCTTACTGACTCGCAGGCTCGACTCTTCATCCGGGGAATGCTACCGCGCAGCGCCTGAAGAGTGCTCGGCTCACGACTGGACCTGAACCACGGCATTACGTAGTACCCCGTGCAcaacggactcgacgggaacgaaagggcagaacGCACAGCTTCAGGAAGCAACGACCGAGCAGCGGCCAGAACCCTAGAGGAACCATTCTCCGCAGTACGTGCCATATTAGAGAATCAGAGGAGGGAGAGGCGAACCTACGGCCCTCTGCACTCCAAACTAAATAGAAGATAAGCCCAAGACTAGCGTCGCATACAAACCAATTCACACCCACACCCAAAGCTCTTAGACAAGAAGCACCCGACATATTACACGGACAAAAGGCCGTGGTGCGGCGCAAAACCCAAGCTGAcccacataacgtgggaatgtacggctcggcCAAGCAACGGCAACTAACCTTTTCTAAGCGTCACGGACTTTgtacggcagtgggaggcactactcAAAAGTGAGGATCAGGGGAGCGAATCGGCCCTCCTGGACCAAACTCAGtgagccgcaagagccagtggagccctggactgagggccccacccagacctgccataactctGATTAACtgatcaataatttttttctctctctcgatgGCACAAATGCACCTTGAGTGTCTATATagttgctatagcaataaaacaTTACGGATTAGGCTTACGATATACCCGAGCAAAAATTATTCAAAATCAATAAACCTTGTCGGATATAGCTTGTCATTTATGCATTCGCACAACCGAGTGTTAAGCGTTTTTGTTCCTCTAACTAAAACAGCTAGACATCGCAACGTAAAAACAGGAAACAGTGGGACCCCGAATTCCTGCTGCTCTCACAATACTTATAAACCACGTCGCACTCTGTTCGTGCTGGTTGTTGTAGATGTAGAAACTATatgttagtggcacatacccacccTGGGGTATGGTCGTTGTTGTGGTTGTTATTGTCGTCTCAAAACACGGCTCATACCAACGAGAAGGATTGGCCACACTGGGGTTAATGGAATGTGCtcatcatgcataatcattgaaATCAGAACTTATGGGGACATAGTTTTTGATCCTACTTGTAGTACGTTAAAAACATGATTCCACATTTTACTCTCAAACTGTTAATCTGTTATGCTGATATCGTAAACGGTAGCAGATcatgcagattttttttcttaaggaTGGGGCAGTATAATATGTTTCAGCTAAACTGATTAATGATGCGTAATTTCGCAGGAGCTTTGTCAAATCTCTCAATCTGGGAGTCACGAATCAGTAACACATTCTTTGGGCTTTTATTGATCCACCTTATGGGCATATAGAGCCAGAAATATTTCTACTCACCTCGTATAGCAATTAGCACGCCGAGATGCAATTAGCCAGCTTCGAAAATGCACGCCTTGGATTTGCTTCCTCACCACCGTTTGTGCACCACCGTCTTAGTGCAATAGCTGAACTACACTCCCGCATAGTGGGTATCAGCCAATTTAggtaacaaaaacaacaacaaacgcTTCGGTATGTTCGCACCAGACTATCTTTACGGTCTCTCAAGCCTGATTCTTTCATTCCCATATATTACGTAAGTGCGAATTTTAGAAGTTCCGTAATTATATGTGCACAATATACAGATTTGATGATTCAATAAACGTGATGACAACTGAAGCAAATAATTTTTCTATTCCGAGAATTTGTAACGTGGGGCCCTAAAGAGGCCTACGTTCAAACATTTTCTTCACCTAATAATAAAAAACGAACCAACGAACACCTCTCACGCATCGGCAAGCCGCTCTCAGAGTGGGGCGTCTGCGGCCTTTGGGATCGAGTAACGCGCAACGCGAACCCTATCACGGCCCCGACGAGCGAGTGTTTTTTGGGCACACAAAGCGACACCGTCGAAACGCTGCCGAACTATCAAAACGCAACTCCAATTGCATATCAGACATGAATATAATAAGTACAGCATAAACTTCGGCTAGCAAAGTAGTCGTGTCGCATGGTAAGAAAAAAACGGagacaaaacaagaaaaataggaaCAGAAAACATCCAAACACCACCTATGCTCTCACGAACTGCGCTtctttaaattaaaaaaaatacaaaaaacaggagccattccactctgtgaggatggttcaccagcgaagctgcttagcacacgacacggaggtgacacaatTTTGAACAACgctacgaactcatttattgtcttgatcggtggtcaatatttcactcgcaactgcgatcacattctttgataatgtcaaatcgatgcacgtacgccgctgggtggtcggttgagCTGAATctgtgtggcatcgcaaggaatTTGCCTGCAACACGGAACGTGTAAGCtactcccttttcggtaccaacacatccacattgaaatcaccgacgacAGTAGGGGTAGTGttatcgcagctaattcacgcaaattgagtagccatgaaccttacgggactatggatcattgcattttttgcttgcttacggggtatgagtcattgatcatgggggtatgagccattgattatgacagttttcgacatgctggtatgtatgttgtatgcgtgattagaaagaatttaaacACTGTTCCCttctctttgctgagtgcttgcagccGTGAACCTGACAGGGCTATGGATCATTGCATttgttgcttgcttacgggagcgtgaatgcttacaggggtatgagccattgtcgatgatagtttttgttcacggagaacaaaaatgcactgaaccctagccatatacagcttcgctgtaaaatgaagTTCTAGAGCTCTTAAGTGCCAAAACAAAGATCcgattgtgaggcacaccgtagtgcgaGACTCCAAAATAATACTGACCACAGGTTGTTCTTTATAACTtgacctaaatctcagtacactaGCGTTTTAACACTCAGCATAAAAGTCGAGGAAAACAAGTATTTTCTGAAATAGGAAGACATTTTATTCCTTCTGAGTCCCACTGCCTGAAGGCTGGTAAATTTTGCTGCTGGGTTGGCGAAACCAACGTTGTGAGACAAACTCCGGCGCATTTTCTAAAGAGCTTGGCTCGTACGTGCAGGCTGGCCAGAAAGCTGCCTTTCTATTCCCGCCAAGGTTAAATGTTTGTCAACACATATCGAAGGTCCTTCGGCGGCGAAAATGAATATGTCTCGAAGCACGGCACGACATCCGGAAAAACGGCGGCCTTCGCAGACTTCTGCTTCCTCTGAGGTGGCCTTTCTGCCAGTGTGAGTTTCGCACCCTTCGTATTCACGCTCCCTTTCGGCTTTGCAGAGCTCCCGGAGGACGTACTTCCGGAGGACGTACTTTCGGTGGACGTACTTCCGGCCCCTAGTCCTCCTGTCTTCCCACGGGCCTTTCGGGTACTTTTCGCCTGCCGGTGTTCTTTGGCTTTCAGCGATGCAGTCGTGCCACTGCCGCTAGTAGACGAAGAGTTGCCACGACGTCTGGTGTTCTGCTTACTGGTGACGATTTTCCTTTTGGACAATGTGCTGGCAGCCTTGCGACCGCGTTTAAGGGAGCTCTCGTAGCCTGTACTGCTACTGGTGCTGTCGGACAAGCTGCTCGACCGGCTTCGTCGCTTCGGCTTTTTGGACCAAGCGGCCTTGTTGCCGTGCCTCACACTGCGCCCGCTGGCTGTGCTGCTGGACGCGCTGCTGGACCCACTGCTGGACCGATTTTCGAGCGCACGAGTGACCGCCAACTTGCGACGGCGCTTCGAGGTGCGCTCGTCTGCCACAGTGCTGGCGCTGTCAGACATAGTTCCCGACAGATGGCTTCGAGAGCCGCGCTTGTTTCCACGTATGTGGGCGGAAGAGGTCACCTTTGAATTGCGCCAGCTCCTCCGCTCATTCGAGCTTCCGTCGGTCGTGTAACGCGACGAGGGGCGCCCCGGCGTAGTTAGCCGCGTGGCATTGCTCCTCGAAGTGCTCGAAGTCAATGGCGTGCCGCTCGACCAAGGGTCCGACGACCACTTGCCCCTGGACCGGCGCGTGGCCAGACTGCTGCGGGTCGACGAAGTTGCCCAGGAACTGTCGTGCCTTCCGATGCGGCCCCTTCTGCCGTCTCTGGAGGATGACGAGGAACTGCGTGGCTGATGTTTCTTTGGGGTCCTACGCTTAccatcactgctgctgctgcccgagGAGGATGTTGACTGGGCCGTGCGGCTCGGAGGCTCTCTTTTTGCATTTTTTGCCTTAGTAGCGATAGGTTTTTTGGAAGCCGGCGTTTTCGTCTGTAGCGTCGTCGTTGTCGAAACCGTTTCGGAGCTTGCAGATGCCGTGGAGATGGTGGTCACTGGGAGCCGGCGGCGCAGGGCCACCTTCATAGTTGACGCCTTATCTCCATTTGGTGTAGATTTCTGCTGCCTTGGCGCCATCTCGCTGTTTTTTCCGTTGGGGCCTTCTCTTTGAATGGCTGTGTCTCGCAGAAGTCACACGAGTCTTGTTTTCTCCGGACGCTTGTGGATGGGCTCGAACGGCGGCTCTGGCAGCCCGGCCACACGATGAAGCTCAGGTGCGGCCGACCGCGCACTTCAGACGGCGGCGGCTCGGCCAAGCCTGTCCACGGCGGAGCGGGTGCGTTCGGGCAGCGCGCGTCACCGGCGCTGCGCGTGGCACGTTCCCGCGCTTCTTCCTCTTTCCTTGATCAGAAAGCGCCCAATTCACAAGGTTCTTCTTTCGCTGTTTGCCATCGGCCAGTCACCTTCGCTAATACGTCCCAACAGATCTTGCTCATTGAACGAAAAGTGACAGgaacaggaaggaaggaagttgCTGTTGGAACCACTCGTACTGCGTAGGTCGAGCGGCTGACATCTGAACGGCGGCGAGCAGCAGGCAATGCATCACAGGACAGGGAGAAAGCCTATTTGAAAGGATAAATGGTCGAGTCATCCAGAATGGGCTATTTACTTTATGCATTAAGGTTAGCGGCAAGGTCACATGCTTCACCGCACAGTTGACGTTTTTACCAGAGCGCAGTGTTTTTGACACGGCGTTGCACGCTTCACTGCGATCAGTGTTGGCAGATGAGCCGGGGTGTGAGACCCGACTGCTCTAAAAAAAGGTCGGCGAGAGAGCCGCACGAGCCACACGACTCGCAGCCGCGCTAGGAGGGGCCACCTGGCCTGTCGAGCGCCTCAGCGCTGTCATACGGCAGGCCGTGCGCGCGGTAGCAGTGTGCTAAAATTTCCAACATCGCGAATGCCTGTATTATCCCTAAAGGCACGAAGGCAAACTGTAGCGTTTTGTCCAGTGTATGTACAAGGAAGCAACTACAGTCTACAGAATTCGTACTACAGTCTAAAGCTACTACAGACTACAGAATCGGCTCTACGGTCTAACACGAGTTGATACACTACTTTGTAAAAGGGCAGAAACGCAGATTTATCGGCTGAAATGTGCATACTGCCAGCAAACGCCCATCTATGCCTTTCTGAAGCACTCGAGCAGAGCCGTAGCTCGACGTCCAGACGAAATGTCAGCGGTATGAATTAATATTTTTACTCACGTGGACAGAAGAACGTgggcaagttatgcatgcatggcTACGTTGAAAAGTAAAGGGACGCTTCTTTCACTCACGAGGTTTGCTGCTATCAATGCTTGTCGTCATGAAGACGCAGCATTGACGTTAAAAGTCTTAAATCCCTTTTACGTTGAGGCCACGTCATGACTTTTTTT from the Dermacentor variabilis isolate Ectoservices chromosome 9, ASM5094787v1, whole genome shotgun sequence genome contains:
- the LOC142558233 gene encoding uncharacterized protein LOC142558233, coding for MAPRQQKSTPNGDKASTMKVALRRRLPVTTISTASASSETVSTTTTLQTKTPASKKPIATKAKNAKREPPSRTAQSTSSSGSSSSDGKRRTPKKHQPRSSSSSSRDGRRGRIGRHDSSWATSSTRSSLATRRSRGKWSSDPWSSGTPLTSSTSRSNATRLTTPGRPSSRYTTDGSSNERRSWRNSKVTSSAHIRGNKRGSRSHLSGTMSDSASTVADERTSKRRRKLAVTRALENRSSSGSSSASSSTASGRSVRHGNKAAWSKKPKRRSRSSSLSDSTSSSTGYESSLKRGRKAASTLSKRKIVTSKQNTRRRGNSSSTSGSGTTASLKAKEHRQAKSTRKARGKTGGLGAGSTSTESTSSGSTSSGSSAKPKGSVNTKGAKLTLAERPPQRKQKSAKAAVFPDVVPCFETYSFSPPKDLRYVLTNI